A stretch of Dama dama isolate Ldn47 chromosome 22, ASM3311817v1, whole genome shotgun sequence DNA encodes these proteins:
- the LOC133043133 gene encoding histone deacetylase 1-like, with amino-acid sequence MGSQEGVQLGSSFRVQWEQVNHSGRCWAQGCKKKKSPEEDHPETVGVARVAQSTQGTKRKVCYYYDGDVGNYYYGQGHPMKPHRIRMTHNLLLNYGLYRKMEIYRPHKANAEEMTKYHSDDYIKFLCSIRPDNMSEYSKQMQRFNVGEDCPVFDGLFEFCQLSTGGSVASAVNLNKQQTDIAVNWAGGLHHAKKSEASGFCYVNDIVLAILELLKYHQRVLYIDIDIHHGDGVEEAFYTTDRVMTVSFHKYGEYFPGTGDLRDIGAGKGKYYAVNYPLREGIDDESYEAIFKPVMSKVMEMFQPSAAVLQCGSDSLSGDRLGCFNLTIKGHAKCVEFVKSFNLPMLMLGGGGYTIRNVARCWTYETAVALDTEIPNELPYNDYFEYFGPDFKLHISPSNMTNQNTNEYLEKIKQRLFENLRMLPHTPGVQMQAIPEDAIPEESGDEDEEDPDKRISICSSDKRIACEEEFSDSDEEGEGGRKNSSNFKKAKRVKTEDEKEKDPEEKKEVTEEEKTKEEKQEAKGVKEEVKFA; translated from the coding sequence ACTCAGGGCACCAAGAGGAAAGTCTGTTACTATTACGACGGGGATGTTGGAAATTACTATTATGGACAAGGCCACCCAATGAAGCCTCACCGAATCCGCATGACTCACAATTTACTCCTTAACTATGGTCTCTACCGGAAGATGGAAATCTATCGCCCTCACAAAGCCAATGCTGAGGAGATGACCAAGTACCACAGCGATGACTACATTAAATTCTTATGCTCCATCCGCCCAGATAACATGTCTGAGTACAGCAAGCAGATGCAGAGATTCAACGTTGGTGAGGACTGTCCAGTATTTGATGGCCTGTTTGAGTTCTGTCAGCTGTCTACTGGTGGCTCTGTGGCAAGTGCCGTGAATCTTAATAAGCAGCAGACGGACATCGCTGTGAATTGGGCTGGGGGCCTACACCATGCAAAGAAGTCCGAGGCATCTGGCTTCTGTTACGTCAATGATATCGTCTTGGCCATCCTGGAACTGCTAAAGTATCACCAGAGGGTGCTGTATATTGACATTGATATTCACCACGGCGATGGCGTGGAAGAGGCCTTCTATACCACAGACCGAGTCATGACTGTGTCCTTTCATAAATATGGAGAGTACTTCCCAGGAACTGGGGACCTACGGGATATTGGAGCTGGCAAAGGCAAGTATTATGCTGTTAACTACCCTCTCCGAGAAGGGATTGACGACGAGTCCTATGAAGCCATTTTCAAGCCGGTCATGTCCAAAGTAATGGAGATGTTCCAGCCCAGTGCAGCTGTCTTGCAGTGTGGCTCTGACTCCCTGTCTGGGGATCGGTTAGGCTGCTTCAATTTGACCATCAAAGGGCATGCCAAGTGTGTGGAatttgtgaagagcttcaacctgCCTATGCTGATGTTGGGAGGAGGTGGCTATACCATCCGTAATGTCGCCCGATGCTGGACATACGAAACAGCTGTGGCCCTGGACACGGAGATCCCTAATGAGCTTCCATACAACGACTACTTCGAATACTTTGGACCAGATTTCAAACttcatatcagtccttccaatatgaCTAACCAGAACACTAATGAGTACCTGGAAAAGATCAAACAGCGACTGTTTGAGAACCTGAGAATGCTGCCCCACACACCTGGGGTCCAAATGCAGGCCATCCCCGAGGATGCCATTCCAGAGGAGAGTGGCGATGAGGATGAAGAAGACCCTGACAAGCGCATCTCAATCTGTTCCTCGGACAAACGAATTGCCTGTGAGGAAGAGTTCTCCGACTCTGATGAGGAGGGAGAAGGTGGGCGCAAGAACTCTTCCAACTTCAAGAAAGCCAAGAGAGTCAAAACAGAAGATGAAAAGGAGAAAGatccagaagagaagaaagaagtcacagaagaggagaaaaccaaggaagagaagcaagaagCCAAAGGGGTCAAGGAAGAGGTCAAATTCGCCTGA